ACCGCGGGGGTGACTCGCATTGACCGTGATTGATCCCGACACACGGGCTGCCGAATGGGTTGCCGACGCCGAGGACGAGGCGGCCGAAGAGGCCGAGGAGATGCCGCTGTCGTTGAGGCTGTCCATAGCGGACGCCCTCACGCTCGGTAACGCCACGTGCGGCTTCATGGCGGTCTACTTCACGACGACCGGCATCCTGATCCCGCACCTCACCGGCAGCACGGAGACCGGCATGGCGCGCAACAGCGCCGCCACCGCCGTGATCCTCATGCTGGCCGCGGCGATCTTCGACCTCTTCGACGGCATCGTGGCGCGCAAGCTCCGCAGCTCGCCGATGGGCGCCGAGCTCGACAACCTGTCGGACCTCATCAGCTTCGGTCTGGCCCCGGCCTACTTCGTACTCGTGTACGGCATGGTCACGCCCGGCGCGCAGCAGAAGGTCTCGGCGGTGGCCGCGATCGTGGTGCTGCTCGCCGTGGTGCTGAGACTCGCGAGATTCTCGTGCGTGACGATGAAGGACGGCATGTTCCAGGGCATGCCGAGCCCCTTCGGCGCGCTGACGGTCGTCTCGATCGTGCTCCTCGAGCTGCCGTTCATCCCGACGCTCCTCGCGATCATCGGGGTGGCCTGGCTGATGGTGAGCCGGGTCGAGTACCCCAAGCCGCGGGGTGTCCTCGCGGTGGCGATGCTCGCCTGGATCGTCGGTGCCATGGGCATGCTGGCGGCCTGGGCGTTCGACGCACCGGGCGGGGCGTTCCTGCTCCAGACCGGCTGCGCGCTCCAGGTGGTGTTGGGCGCCGTGATCCCCCTCTTCGCGACGGCCCGCCGGGTGAACACGTTCCGCGGCAACCGCCGTGAGAGCCGAGAGGCTCGCGCGGCGCAGCTGCGGTAGCGGATCGAGTGGTACGTGAAGGGCCCCGGGAGGCGACAAGCCTCCCGGGGCCCTTTCGTGTGCCCGGGGTACGTTCCCAGGGATCAGCCGAGGCGCTTGTAGTACAGCGTGGTGGGGCGGAGGGTGCCGGCCGGGTCGGCGGCGAAGTCGGGGATCGTTCCCGCGGCCGTCCAGCCCGCTCTCCGGTAGAGGCGTTCGGCGGGGCTGTCGGTCCGGGTGTCCAGGACGAGCAGGCTCAGGCCGGTGGCGGCGGCGTGGGCCTCGGCGGCGGCGAGCAGCCGGCGGCCGAGGCCGCCGCCCCGGGCGGAGCTGTGCACGAGGAGCCGGGCGATCTCGCCGCGGTGGCGGCCGTTGGCGGTGCCGGTACGGACGAGGGTCACGACGCCCGTCAGGCTCCCGTCCGGGGCGTGGGCGGCCCAGACGTCCCGTACGCCCGCCGCGGCCTCTTCGGCGACCTCGGACCACCAGGCGGCCGCCCTGGCCGTCTCCAGGGGCGCCAGGAAGCCGACGGAGGCCCCGCCGTCGACGGCGTCCACGAGGAGCGCCGCGAGACCGGCGGGGGCGTGGGTCCGTACGGCGTCGGGGGAGAGCCGCTCGATGGCGTCCGGGGTGGGGAGCGGCTTCTCCAGGCAGACCAGGTCCGGCCGCTCGTCCCAGGAGTCCACGGTCGCGAAGCCGAGGCTCCGGTAGAGGGCGAGCGGCTCCGCCCGCCAGGCCCAGACCGTGAGGCGTACGGCGGGGGTGCCCGCGGCGGCGGCCCGGCGCAGGGCCTCGGCCATGAGGGCCTTCGCGAGGCCCTTCCGCCGGGCCTCGGGCGCGACCCAGAGCCGCTTGATCTCGGGAGCGGCGCCCTCGCGGGGCGCCTTGAGGACGACGCAGCCCGACGGGGTGTCGTCGCCGGGCG
The sequence above is a segment of the Streptomyces sp. NBC_01255 genome. Coding sequences within it:
- a CDS encoding GNAT family N-acetyltransferase, with the protein product MTARIEENRSHPRLRDLLAAYHLVNQAEKGTAVETVAELPAVYRGEAEDPAAAFAADTVLLITAPGDDTPSGCVVLKAPREGAAPEIKRLWVAPEARRKGLAKALMAEALRRAAAAGTPAVRLTVWAWRAEPLALYRSLGFATVDSWDERPDLVCLEKPLPTPDAIERLSPDAVRTHAPAGLAALLVDAVDGGASVGFLAPLETARAAAWWSEVAEEAAAGVRDVWAAHAPDGSLTGVVTLVRTGTANGRHRGEIARLLVHSSARGGGLGRRLLAAAEAHAAATGLSLLVLDTRTDSPAERLYRRAGWTAAGTIPDFAADPAGTLRPTTLYYKRLG
- the pssA gene encoding CDP-diacylglycerol--serine O-phosphatidyltransferase yields the protein MIDPDTRAAEWVADAEDEAAEEAEEMPLSLRLSIADALTLGNATCGFMAVYFTTTGILIPHLTGSTETGMARNSAATAVILMLAAAIFDLFDGIVARKLRSSPMGAELDNLSDLISFGLAPAYFVLVYGMVTPGAQQKVSAVAAIVVLLAVVLRLARFSCVTMKDGMFQGMPSPFGALTVVSIVLLELPFIPTLLAIIGVAWLMVSRVEYPKPRGVLAVAMLAWIVGAMGMLAAWAFDAPGGAFLLQTGCALQVVLGAVIPLFATARRVNTFRGNRRESREARAAQLR